Proteins co-encoded in one Chionomys nivalis chromosome 6, mChiNiv1.1, whole genome shotgun sequence genomic window:
- the Polr2e gene encoding DNA-directed RNA polymerases I, II, and III subunit RPABC1, translated as MDDEEETYRLWKIRKTIMQLCHDRGYLVTQDELDQTLEEFKAQFGDKPSEGRPRRTDLTVLVAHNDDPTDQMFVFFPEEPKVGIKTIKVYCQRMQEENITRALIVVQQGMTPSAKQSLVDMAPKYVLEQFLQQELLINITEHELVPEHVVMTKEEVTELLARYKLRESQLPRIQAGDPVARYFGIKRGQVVKIIRPSETAGRYITYRLVQ; from the exons ATGGACGACGAGGAGGAGACTTACCGGCTGTGGAAGATCCGCAAGACCATCATGCAG CTCTGTCATGACCGTGGCTACTTGGTGACTCAGGATGAGCTGGACCAGACACTTGAGGAGTTCAAGGCACAGTTTGGGGACAAACCCAGCGAAGGAAGACCAAGGCGCACAGACCTCACCGTGCTGGTGGCCCACAATGATGACCCCACAGACCAGATGTTTGTGTTCTTCCCAG AGGAGCCCAAGGTGGGCATCAAGACCATCAAGGTGTACTGCCAGCGCATGCAGGAGGAGAACATCACGCGCGCGCTGATCGTGGTGCAGCAGGGCATGACGCCCTCCGCCAAGCAGTCCCTGGTGGACATGGCACCCAAGTACGTTCTGGAGCAGTTCCTACAGCAAGAGCTGCTCATCAACATCACGGAACACGAG CTGGTCCCTGAGCACGTGGTCATGACGAAGGAGGAGGTGACAGAGCTGCTGGCTCGATA CAAGCTTCGCGAAAGCCAGCTGCCCAGGATCCAGGCTGGGGACCCAGTGGCGCGCTATTTTGGGATCAAGCGAGGGCAG GTTGTGAAGATCATCCGGCCCAGTGAGACAGCCGGCCGCTACATCACCTACCGCCTGGTACAGTAG